In Perca fluviatilis chromosome 14, GENO_Pfluv_1.0, whole genome shotgun sequence, a genomic segment contains:
- the LOC120572395 gene encoding uncharacterized protein LOC120572395, with the protein MKRSLITALILCSFSWISVSGSESHTETVEGRPGEEVTLTCSNPSSRDAVTLWLRVLHRTKASFISAMFSSTGKPFYSDGIQNGRFNMSTNISTLFLQIKHVDVSDSGLYLCGFYIGGPFHFSAIHFIVNVMILMMTLTGSLKSDGTAKLMILILGALTVLLLMVIIGLVVKIMKLQKAANEEQNPQQPENRASEELNYAAVAFRPKTRKTREVESNVVYASTR; encoded by the exons ATGAAACGGAGCCTGATAACAGCTTTAATTCTCTGCAGCTTCA GCTGGATCTCTGTCTCAGGTTCTGAGTCTCACACTGAGACTGTGGAGGGTCGGCCGGGTGAAGAAGTCACACTCACATGCTCTAACCCGTCCAGCCGAGACGCTGTAACACTCTGGTTGAGAGTGTTACACAGAACCAAGGCCAGTTTTATCTCCGCCATGTTCAGCTCTACAGGAAAACCTTTTTACAGTGATGGAATTCAAAATGGAAGATTCAACATGAGTACCAACATCTCCACTCTCTTTCTCCAAATCAAACATGTGGATGTATCTGACTCTGGACTGTATTTATGTGGATTTTACATTGGAGGACCTTTTCATTTCAGCGCAATACACTTCATTGTTAATG TGATGATTCTCATGATGACGCTGACAGGAAGTCTGAAA TCTGATGGAACAGCAAAGCTGATGATTTTGATCCTGGGAGCTCTGACTGTTCTCCTCTTAATGGTCATCATTGGTCTGGTTGTTAAAATCATGAAACTACAGAAAG CTGCCAATGAAGAACAGAATCCACAACAGCCTGAG AACCGGGCCTCTGAAGAGCTGAACTACGCAGCTGTGGCTTTCCGtccaaaaacaagaaaaacaagagaAGTGGAGTCCAATGTTGTGTATGCTTCTACTAGATAG
- the LOC120573553 gene encoding vegetative cell wall protein gp1-like produces MRFMPGVTNTTTLADLRQMLDEDWNAVPQQCETPPHSTPPNAAASTPTTASNPANSQQQRSAPHRERHGKRGTETPGPTRPLPIIHAGTQPHPHTYRVHPSTPGHHAGTPQGAGPWTIGTPGSAAPCCPTAPGPRTRSPPPTPCRQGHPAQARCPHPPTPRSPPFPAQPQHPTHTPPPPPKERDSSPTTAATAP; encoded by the exons atGCGGTTCATGCCaggagtgaccaacacaaccacgttggctgacttgcgacaaatgctggaTGAAGATTGGAATGCcgtcccacagcagtgt GAAACACCGCCACACTCCACACCGCCTAACGCAGCTGCCAGCACACCAACCACTGCATCCAATCCAGCCAACAGCCAACAGCAACGCAGTGCCCCTCACCGCGAGCGACACGGCAAACGAGGAACCGAAACCCCCGGCCCCACTCGGCCCCTACCCATCATCCACGCCGGCACCCAACCCCATCCCCACACATACCGGGTGCACCCGAGCACCCCGGGCCATCACGCAGGTACCCCACAAGGGGCAGGCCCCTGGACGATAGGAACCCCGGGATCGGCGGCGCCCTGCTGCCCCACGGCCCCCGGGCCCAGAACCCGCAGCCCCCCGCCAACACCCTGTAGGCAAGGCCACCCAGCACAGGCCAGATGCCCGCATCCCCCAACCCCCCGCAGCCCTCCCTTCCCAGCGCAGCCGCagcaccccacacacacacccccgccACCCCCAAAGGAAAGGGACAGCAGTCCCACAACAGCTGCAACAGCCCCCTAA